The sequence GAACAGAAAGTGGTTTCTTGAGAAGATTGGACACAAAGGTTAGAAATCTAACCGATTCTTATATCTTTTGTTCCTGAATCTGTCATGTTTTACTGGATAAACTCATGtgtgcaaaatttgaaattatagGTTTGAACAACTTGTTAAATGCTTATGAAGACAAATCAGCCTATGCTATGTGCATCTTTTCCCTTGCTCTTGGACCAGGAGAGGAACCAATCACATTTGTCGGAAAAACTGCTGTAAGATGTCATTTTCTGTTCATGGAGTTCTATTCTGAAGTCCGATGTAACTTAGGCTGAGCTTATTTATTAGAATCCATGCTGCCGTGTTGCTGTTAGCAAACCTGTATATTAGTTCAAAGTGCAGCTGCATTTTCAAAGTACAAGTAACATTGCTGAATAGAAGGATTTTTTCCACTGTCTCTGTCATGGTTATTTAGTCTTGTTCCAACATTTTTCTGCATGTTTACCTTGGTTAAAGTAGCCCATACTCACTTCTGTGTATCATGCTATTTTGATGAATTCTGCAGTCTTTTGTTTGTTTTGACAAACTCTAATTAAATTTCCTTTGTTGTACTATTTTGTCATGTTTTGATGCTGGCTTTCGTTATGCAGGGGAAAATCGTACCTGCTAGAGGGCCTACTGATTTTGGATGGGACCCTGTATTCCAGCCAGATGGTTTTGAACAAACGTGAGTTTCATGATAGTTCCTACATCTCTTGCATCCCTCTTCATCTGTATACTGACTGCCTGGCATGTAATGCAGCTATGCTGAGATGGACAAGTCAGTGAAGAACCAAATATCTCACAGAGGGAGAGCTCTTGCTCTGGTGAAAGAACACTTTGCATCTGCCAACTACACATTGCAGAGCGATGGGTCTGCTTGAATTTGTTTTCGATTCCCAGACAAGAACATCACATTCTGGAATGTAACCGAACTACTAATTTTAGTGGCGATTGTGGTAGATTCTTAAAGTTGTTATACATAGATGTACTATACTTTTGTTTGATTGTGCAATACTTGGTGCCTGATATAAATTGCACTTGCAATGTGAGTTGCACTTACACCACATGGAGAGCGTAATTTTTATCTTCACTAGAACTAGGTCCATTTCCATGTTAAGAATCAATAACTTGCAAAATCTTCTTGTTATCTTCACTAGACTTACATGGAAACTGAAAAAGTAGTTCCTGTCCTCAATTACGCCATCAATCATAGTAAAAGAATATGCTGCAGCTAAATATCAATAACTTACCAAAATGCCTAAATTCCGCGCCATTTTCCCATACACAGCACTCCTCACCGGTAGCAACGCATCAGAACACAAACCGAACGCACATCCAGATTTTCACACAAAAGACTGCACTAACTGCGCTTCTGCAGCTAGACTGCCACTCTCTATGACCTCCGGAGCTTAATGTTGAGAGGCACCTCCTTGTAGGTGGCGACTCTTTCCATGGCCTGCCGGAGCGGCCTTCCGAGAGACGATCGGCGCAGGCACCGATGCCCAAGCCTCTCACTGCCAGAAGCACTCTCGGGATCAATTTTGCAGCTGCCGATGGGGAGCTGAACATCCTCTAACTCGAACAGGTCCTCCTTGCGGTCGCTTGGCTGTGATATTCTCATGGACTTCCTGCAGCGACAGGTGAATGATCTCAGTAAACTCAATTGCTGAATTTTTCGTTTGCTCAAATGTTGGCAAGAGTTTTGAGCCCTGCGTTTACCGTCTCTGCGTGGTCTCCTCCTGCGGCAGTGCTAGTTTCGTTGACGCCATTGGTCCTAGAGGTGCAAAACATTGAGCAATCAGTCATTCATTCAGATGAAATCGATACAGGTCATGCGCGCAAAATGGTTAATGGAGGATTGGGGATTACATCGAGATCCCAGCATCCGTTTCCTGCTGGCGTTCCCGGGCCTCTGGATGCTTCCTGTATGCGATGCACCTGAAGTGGGCTCTGGATCGACTACATCTCCATCTTTGGTCTGTGCAGCTCTATCAGAGCCCAAATGCTGCGTCCTTTGGATAGCCGTGTGTGTTCTCTTGAGGGTGTGCGTTGCGCATTAGCGGACTCAGGATTTTTTCGTAGGGTAAACATCAAAATTTTTTAAACCATAAATTCGATAAAAAGTATAAAATTTGATAGAAAATAATACAAATTTGGTATAATATCGTAAATTTTGGGCTATACCAGAGTAGTCCTGAACCTACCGGGACCACCATGTGGGTCCGCCCCTGGCGTTGCGCTGCTGCATCACCTTCTTTGCATCCTGTAGCAAGAACACAAAATTCAGCATTTCACACCATATTTCAAGAAAATGAAAACTGATAGGGAAATTAGTACCTCCAATTCAGATGTTTTCACTTTAAGGGCGGCTCTTGAGCACGCAAGCTCatgctgcaagcctgcaacgCTTTCAGCTAGTGGAAAAACAGTGACTAATTAGATTATTGTTGAAAATGCCATGAACAATCTAGTGTCTAAAAAAGTGTAACTCTGTTTCTTCCAAGATTAagctcctgcaaaaaaaaaaaaaaaaaaaacacaacacgATAGGCAACCAAATAAGCCACATGACAAAGGTCGTTTAATTGTAAAGACCAAGAACTGAGCATTGTAAGTTTTCTTGCTGAAAATTGGGCGGGAGAAGGAGAAGCACTTACTGCCATCATCTGAGAATTGGCCCGCGCAAGCTCCCAATTGGCGAGCCGCAACTTCTGTATCT is a genomic window of Phragmites australis chromosome 24, lpPhrAust1.1, whole genome shotgun sequence containing:
- the LOC133907380 gene encoding inosine triphosphate pyrophosphatase; this encodes MSGAAAARVLPKAVTFVTGNAKKLEEVRAILGSSIPFQSLKLDLPELQGEPEDISKEKARMAASQVNGPVLVEDTCLCFNALKGLPGPYIKWFLEKIGHKGLNNLLNAYEDKSAYAMCIFSLALGPGEEPITFVGKTAGKIVPARGPTDFGWDPVFQPDGFEQTYAEMDKSVKNQISHRGRALALVKEHFASANYTLQSDGSA
- the LOC133907381 gene encoding shugoshin-1-like, with the protein product MASTKLALPQEETTQRRKSMRISQPSDRKEDLFELEDVQLPIGSCKIDPESASGSERLGHRCLRRSSLGRPLRQAMERVATYKEVPLNIKLRRS